The sequence AACCAAGCCGCTCAAGGCCCTGCTCATCACAGGCGGGTGCTGCCACGACTACGCCACCCAGAAGGGGATCCTGAAAAAAGGCATCGAGGCGCGCGCCAACATCATCGTTGACCAGATCCATACCGATAACAAAACCGTCAAACCGGATCTCCCCATCTACGGAGTGCCGGAATATGCCAACGGCTACGACGTGGTCATCCACGACGAATGCGCAGCAGGCATCACCGATGTCGAGATCATCGCAGGCGTGCTCGCCCCACACAAGGCTGGCACTCCGGGAGTGAACCTCCACTGCGCCATGCACTCCTACCGCTTCGGCGATTTCAAGAAGCCCGTCGAGGCAGGTGCTGCCAACGCCAGCTGGTACGAATACCTAGGCCTGCAATCCACCGGCCACGGCCCCCAGAAGCCGATCGACATCGTCCATACCGACAAGGAGCACCCGATCACCAAAGGCCTGGCCGATTGGACTACGGAAAACGAGGAACTCTACAACAACGTCAAGGTCTTCGACACCGCCCACGTACTCGCGAAGGGCAAGCAGGGCGACCAGGAGACCGTCGTCACATGGACCAACGACTACAAGGGCACCAAGGTGTTCAACACCACCATCGGCCACAACAACGTGACCGTGGAGGACGCACGCTACCTCGACCTCGTCACCCGCGGCCTCCTCTGGGCCTGTGGAAAACTCGATGAGAAAGGCGCAATCGCGGAAGGCTACGCGAAATAATCCCAAAAACCTTCCCAAGGACGCATCCGCCCAAAGGCAGGTGCGTCTTTTTTGTCCCTTTTTTCAACACTCCGCGAATAAAGCCGCTCCCACCCACGTCCCAAGATCATGCGCCCTTTCCTTGCTTTCCTCATCCTTGCCACCGCACTTCGCGCTGACCCGCTGGCGGGTGCCAGGGAGTCCTTCGCTAGCGAAGCCAACGCCGACGCTTGGAACCTCTACACCTACAGCGATGGAATGTTCACAGCACCACCATGGGTTGGCCCTCCGGTTGACGAGAATCCATACGCATACTCATTGTTCAAAGGGGGCAAGGGCGTTTGGTTCTTTGCAGATGAATTCACCGCGCAGGGTGCCTTTGTCGGAAACTATGCCGCACAGAAAATCAGCGGGGTCGATCTCAGCCTGAACATCGACCCCGCAGAGATCGATTTCATCGACCTCGTCGTCTACGCCGACGGACCCGCCGGGCCGGGTTACTATTTCTCCGTGATCTATGCGCCGGAAGACCTCGGGGAACTGCCGGACTGGTATGACCTCCGCTTTCGCTTTGATGAAAACTGGTTCTCCATCGTATCCGGGGTCGCCAGCCCCTTTCTGCCCGATGAAACATTCCTCGCATCCATCGAGGAGGTGGGTGTTCGGGTGTTTCCCCTGGCCGGCGTGGCGGAAGACAGCTACGTGGGCATGGACGATTTCATCCTGGTTCCCACCGTTGAGGCACCGACCCCTGCCGCGTCGGTTTCAGGCGCTAGCTTTGTGCTGCAATTCGCCCTAAACCCCGGCGTCGAGGCCACGATAGAGAAACTCGATCCTGACCTCATCTGGCGCGGCATTGCCGGGCAATCCGGCCTCACAGGTTCTAAGACTTTCACCACTCCGCTTGCTGCGGGGGCCGGGATCTTCCGCCTCGCCGCCCGGGAAAAACTGACCCTTGTCACCAGCCCCTGAGCGGGCTTCCTTGGAATTCGGTTCCCGGACGGTTCCAATGACACTTGGGATTTGAAATCGCCAGATACCGCTTTGGCATCAGGCACGGGACTCATCCACCACCACATCTGGCGGGAAACTCAAAATCCACCGTCTGCTCCGTAGGTTTTCCGTGGGCAGGCGAGAGATGGCATTCCGGGCAATGTTCGCAACCGATTATCTGTTAGGCACCATCGCGTAGAGGCCCATGGTCATGCAGTAAGCCTCGTCCAGGCGCATGGTCTTCTGGTGGTGGCCTTCGCCCCAGGAGTCGCTGTAATAGATTTTCGGCACATCGCCGTCATAGTTGTAGCCGGTGATGAGGCGCATGTGTCCGCCGAAACTCTGGGGCAGACCCTTTTCAGGGAACATGCCGAGAAACAGAGTCCAGCATAGCGGGGTGCCCTGATCCACGTATTCCTTGATCTTGCGCTGGAAATGTTCGCAGCCGTTCTGCTCCGCCTTGATGGTCCGGAAGACTTCCTTATCCGCCTTTGACCAGAACCAGACAGGGTTGATGATCCACTCATCCGTATCCATGTCCATGGTCCAGGCCCCCTCTTTCTTGGCCAAGCGGTTGTATGCTTTCATGTCCTTGTTGAGCTGTTTGTCGTCGTAATCGATCAGCCGCAGGGTGCGGACATGGATTTTTCCGGTCACTTTCTTGAAAGCCTCTTCCAACTCGTCCCCATTTGTGCCGCCTGAGGTGGTGTTCGCAAGCTGCGCCATTTCGTGCTGGTCCATTTCCAGTCCGTAGAGGCGTCCCACCCTTTCCACCGTGGCCACAACGCAATAGCCCTTCTCCCCCTGATCCACCATCGGGATTCCATCCACGTAGGTGAAGCCCGCCGCGTCCTTTTTCACGTTGTCCTCCAGGCTGGCGCGCCTCACGACCTTGCCGGTCTTGTTCCGTGCCCCGGAAACGGAGGCCATGCGGAGGCGGATGAACTCCGCGCGGCTCTCGGATTTGTTCCAACTGGACTCAAGCAGGAATGCGGAATCATCCTTGGTCCACATCATGCCACGGATCGGCACCGCGCCGCGCTGGTCACGGCTGGAACCGCGTGTGCCCAGTTTTTCCTCAAGGGCTTTCCGCCAGTCTTCGTATCTGCTCTCGAAATCCGCTGCTTTGATTTCCCCATTGTCCCCGCGGTTGTAAAGGGAGATGTCCACGGTATCCACGGAGTCCGCATTCCCGCGCATGACAACCTCACCCAGCGCCTTGCCGAGCAGCTTGAAATTTCCGGGCCGGGCGCGCAGACCTTCCTTTTGCGAGGATAGCCAGGCAAAACCCTTTTCCGAGCCGCTGGCAAGTGTGTAGCCTTCCTCTTTCAATTGTTTCATCAGTTCTTCCATTGCCGCCGCACTTCGCTTCTCGGCGGCTTCGTCTTTCTTTGGCTCCGTGGCGGCCTTGACGGATTCCAGGCCGTTTTCCCAGATTTTTGCGTCCAGGAGAATTTCGTCGAGCGAAGGAAGCTTGGCCTCGTCGGCAGAGAGAGGCATCAGGGAGGAAATTAGCAGCAGTGGAAGGAACGGCTTCATTGTTCGGTATGCCATACTGGCATTCTTTCACTGCGTCGATCATCTTTCCGCGAAATTTCCGCCAGCCGCAGCACGCAAGCCGCGGGAGATCTCCTGGGCATCAACCGGCACCAGATCCAGACCATCATGGAACGTGCGGTTGGGCGCGGCCTGGCGCGTCGGGAACCCGGCGAGCTTGCATGGATTGGCATGGAGCACCTGAGCGATGAAGCCCCCTGCCGGATCAGGATGTCAGGCGGATGCGAGCTCGGGGTTTCCAAAGCCTGGTGTCTCAAGGAACTCTTCAAGCGCTTCTGGAACCGGCGGGACAGGGATGATGCGGAGCGCCACTTGGAGTATTGGGAGAAGGAGGTTGCCAGCTCGGGAGTGGATGAGATGAAGGAAGTGGCGGGGATGCCCGGGAAGCATCTCGACAACATCCTCACCCACTTCGACTGCCACATCACCAACGCCATCCCGGAAGGGATCAACTCCAAGATCCAAGCCATCAAGGCCAATGCCCGGGGCTTCAGGAACTTCAAAAACTGCCGCACCAGAATCCTCTTCTTCTGCGGCAAGCTATCACTGGTTCCATAAAGATCTGCGGAGGAGCCCGGGGATCAGGCGGAGCAGTCCAAGATGCCCTACACCACCCAGAAATATCTCCGCGCCATCAATCCCGGCATCGAGTTCAACAGCGCCCCTCCTGGCCCCAACAACCTCGTCGGCATCCTCTGGGCCGGACAGAACCGCCCCGGCATAGGCGTCCACGGCAGCCCCGCCCCCGAACCCGTAGGCCGCGCCGGAAGCCATGGCTGTATCCGGCATTCGAACTGGGATGCCGCCACTTTTTACACGCTAGTTGGGAAAGGCATCGCTGTCACCATACGGTGAAATGCCTACCCATATTCAGGCCACATCCGAATGGGGCGGGATGGGATAATGTTAGAATGCGACGCCTGACCCCATTGACATCTAACTCCTTGACGCCGTCTACTACCGATGTAGGATCAATATCCAAATTCAGTTTTTAGCTACCCCTTGAACGCCAGCAAATATCCCACATTATGAATATCCCCACCCAACTCGTCCTCGGTTTTTGTCTCATGGCAGTGCCTGCACACGCCGCAACGGTCTTCTTGACCAACAACACGGCCTCCAAGACACTGCTGTCCAACCAAGGTGACGCTCTTCCCCTCCTGAGTGCTGGCGCCGGAAACATCAGGACTTTGACCTTGAGCGCCGATGACGGCGGAGGGACGATCAATATGGAGTTTCTGAGAGTTCAAACCGATATTGCC comes from Akkermansiaceae bacterium and encodes:
- a CDS encoding ThuA domain-containing protein produces the protein MKNKPSILALAGIALIATAHAEETKPLKALLITGGCCHDYATQKGILKKGIEARANIIVDQIHTDNKTVKPDLPIYGVPEYANGYDVVIHDECAAGITDVEIIAGVLAPHKAGTPGVNLHCAMHSYRFGDFKKPVEAGAANASWYEYLGLQSTGHGPQKPIDIVHTDKEHPITKGLADWTTENEELYNNVKVFDTAHVLAKGKQGDQETVVTWTNDYKGTKVFNTTIGHNNVTVEDARYLDLVTRGLLWACGKLDEKGAIAEGYAK
- a CDS encoding C39 family peptidase; this encodes MKPFLPLLLISSLMPLSADEAKLPSLDEILLDAKIWENGLESVKAATEPKKDEAAEKRSAAAMEELMKQLKEEGYTLASGSEKGFAWLSSQKEGLRARPGNFKLLGKALGEVVMRGNADSVDTVDISLYNRGDNGEIKAADFESRYEDWRKALEEKLGTRGSSRDQRGAVPIRGMMWTKDDSAFLLESSWNKSESRAEFIRLRMASVSGARNKTGKVVRRASLEDNVKKDAAGFTYVDGIPMVDQGEKGYCVVATVERVGRLYGLEMDQHEMAQLANTTSGGTNGDELEEAFKKVTGKIHVRTLRLIDYDDKQLNKDMKAYNRLAKKEGAWTMDMDTDEWIINPVWFWSKADKEVFRTIKAEQNGCEHFQRKIKEYVDQGTPLCWTLFLGMFPEKGLPQSFGGHMRLITGYNYDGDVPKIYYSDSWGEGHHQKTMRLDEAYCMTMGLYAMVPNR
- a CDS encoding transposase; the encoded protein is MERAVGRGLARREPGELAWIGMEHLSDEAPCRIRMSGGCELGVSKAWCLKELFKRFWNRRDRDDAERHLEYWEKEVASSGVDEMKEVAGMPGKHLDNILTHFDCHITNAIPEGINSKIQAIKANARGFRNFKNCRTRILFFCGKLSLVP
- a CDS encoding L,D-transpeptidase produces the protein MPYTTQKYLRAINPGIEFNSAPPGPNNLVGILWAGQNRPGIGVHGSPAPEPVGRAGSHGCIRHSNWDAATFYTLVGKGIAVTIR